CTTGTCTATCAGGAACAGAAAGACCCGGTGAAGGGAAAGGCGCTTGTGGAGTTTTTGAACTGGGAGTTGAAGAAGGCAGAAAAAATGACCTCGACGCTTTTTTACACGCCCCTTCCCGAAAAGCTGGGCAGTATGGTAAACCAGGTGATCCGGAGCATCCGTTACTGAAGGATATCCATTTTTTACCTAATAAAAAAAGCCATTTCCTTGCGGAGATGGCTTTTTTAATGCAATTTCTTCGCGATCAGCCCTGCTTGCTGAACTCGACCAGGCTCCTCACCAGTTCTCCCTCCAGCGTCGGGTCAATATGGGGAATCTTGCTTTGGCCGCCGAGCTTGCCCCGCACCTCTTTCGACCACCGATAGATCAGTCCTGCCTCAACCTGGATAACGACCGGCTCCTTGATCCTGCCTTGACTGCGAAAGGTGGCATAGTCGTCGTTTTGGGCGGTCAATGCCTTGTCAAGCCGGTCTGCCAGGTTAATGCCGCTCACATTTCCATTCCCAACCGCCAATACCCAAAGGTGGCGTCTCTCCGCAATTTGAGGGCCGACCATGAATTCGCGGATGTCCGCTCCTGAATGGCCGTTAAGTCCGGCGACGGCAGCTTCAACTTCCCCTTGGGTCACCTTCTCTTCAAAGCGGTCGAGGAATTTGTCACGGCCGGTGAATTCAATGAACAAGGGATCGCGAGCAGTGAAGCGGATGGTATCGCCGATGTGGTAGCGCCAGAGGCCGGCACAGGTGGAAAGTATTACGGCATAGCGCCGGCCTGTTTCTATTTCTGCCAACGGTACTGCAGCCACATCGGCCGGCGGGATGCCGCGGTCATTCAGATGTTCGAAGGGAACAAATTCAAAAAAGGCACCGTAGTATGGGGCCAGCCGCATTTGGGGGTCGCCGTGCACCTGGAAGGCCATGAAGGCTTCCGAGGATGGCAGAACCTCCAGGAAGTGGGGAGGGTGTTCCTGGAACAGGTCGGCAAATTCGTGCCGGTAGGGGGAAATGCTGGTACCGCCATGAATGATCAGCTCCAGGTTTGGCAGCAAGCTTGGGAGCGGCGCCTTTCCCAGCTCTGTACAACGCTTCAATAGGAGCAGAATCCATGGGGGGACGCCGGAGATGGCCCTGATGTTCCTGTCCCTGAGAAGC
This region of Geotalea daltonii FRC-32 genomic DNA includes:
- a CDS encoding GH3 family domain-containing protein → MEISSYLANPIFDKILKSGASIAARKFLKRDPVAAQEKIFSHLLVRGSKARFGMDYGFTELTRLPFAQAYPLYRERVPIRTYDDFRKDYLAKGWQVQEGRRQLLLKDQTWPGKIPFFCETSGTTAPSKYVPFSMEMFAANRRAALDLTAMYLHQNRDSRLFSGKLLYMAGNTQLNDMGNGIKSGDMSAITLSHPPLYLNPFIAPDAATAALPWEEKLERLAHLLLRDRNIRAISGVPPWILLLLKRCTELGKAPLPSLLPNLELIIHGGTSISPYRHEFADLFQEHPPHFLEVLPSSEAFMAFQVHGDPQMRLAPYYGAFFEFVPFEHLNDRGIPPADVAAVPLAEIETGRRYAVILSTCAGLWRYHIGDTIRFTARDPLFIEFTGRDKFLDRFEEKVTQGEVEAAVAGLNGHSGADIREFMVGPQIAERRHLWVLAVGNGNVSGINLADRLDKALTAQNDDYATFRSQGRIKEPVVIQVEAGLIYRWSKEVRGKLGGQSKIPHIDPTLEGELVRSLVEFSKQG